The DNA sequence TCCCGGCGAGATCGTCATGTGACATAGTCGACAGGCCAAGCGCGCCCGCCATCAGTTGGCCGTGCAAGTGAGTGTCCTTATCAGTTGCTCTAGAACCGTGACGGTACAGCGTCTGCGTTCTATCATCGTCGTATGGCGATGATAGAACGCGAGTTGCTTGAGTTGGACGCGGAGGCGACAGGCGCGTACGCACACCTGTTCCAGGCGTTCGCTGACCCAACGCGACTGGCTATCGTTCAGCATCTCTCGTCCGGAGAACATCGAGTGCGAGACCTCGTTGAGCACATGGGATTCGCGCAGTCGACCGTGAGCAAGCACCTTGGATTCCTCGTTGAATGTCGTCTTGCTGTCGCTCGACCTGACGGTCCATCGACGTGGTACGCCCTCGCACATCCCGAGGCTCTGCGAGTCGTGATGGTTGCCGGAGAAGCGCTCCTGGGCGCCACCGGAAAAGACTTGATGCTGTGTGAGCACTTACGAAGCGAGAGAGAAGGGGCAGCGTAATGGGTGCGGGACATGACCACGGGCCAACCATGACCGAAGAAGGCATGCCCGGGGACTTTCGCCGCCGGCTCTGGATCGCTTTCGCCATCACTGCCGCCATCGTGGCGGCGCAGGGGGTTGGCTCCGTCATCACCGGCAGCCTCGCTCTGCTCACGGACACGGCGCACGCCATCACCGACGCGTCAGGACTTCTCGTCGCGCTCATCGCGGCAACGTTGATGCTGCGCCCGCCGAGCTCGAAGCGCACCTGGGGCTTTCGACGGATTGAAGTGTTAGCAGCACTCGCTCAAGCGGCGCTGCTGCTGGCGGTCGGAACCTACGCGGCAATCGAAGGTATCCGTCGCCTGTTCGAGCCGCCAGAGGTACCAGCGGGGGAGTTGCTCGTCTTCGGCATCATCGGCCTCACCGCCAATATCGTTGCAATCGCGGTGCTCGCATCGAGTCGTGGCGCGAACTTCAACATGAGGGCCGCTTTCCTCGAAGTTCTCAACGATGCTCTTGGTTCACTCGGTGTCATCGTCGCGGCCATCGTCATCGCGACGACAGGGTTTCAGCAGGCAGATGCTCTCGCAGGAATGCTCATCGCCGCTCTCATCGTCCCCCGCGCGTTCATGTTGATGCGTGAGACCGGCAGTGTTCTCATGGAGTTCACTCCCAAAGGCCTGGACCTCGAGGACGTGCGGGCGCACATTCTCAAGCTCGGGCATGTAGTCGATGTGCATGACGTTCACGCATCCACCGTGGCCACTGGGTTGCCCACGCTGAGCGCGCACATCGTAGTTCGCGACGAGTGCTTCCAGAACGGACACGCCATGACGGTGTTGGCTGACATTCGGGAATGTGTGGCTGAACACTTCGAAGTTTCGGTCGCGCACTCGACCTTCCAACTGGAGACCGAGACGGTCGCCGACCACGAGTCAACGTCTGTCCGGCATGCATAGGTGGACGCGGCTTACCGCGCTGCCTCAAGGTGATGCTGCTCCGATACGCGCCGAACGCTCGCTCTGACACTCGCTGAAGCACAACTTCAGTGGTG is a window from the Microbacterium sp. LWO14-1.2 genome containing:
- a CDS encoding metalloregulator ArsR/SmtB family transcription factor, which gives rise to MIERELLELDAEATGAYAHLFQAFADPTRLAIVQHLSSGEHRVRDLVEHMGFAQSTVSKHLGFLVECRLAVARPDGPSTWYALAHPEALRVVMVAGEALLGATGKDLMLCEHLRSEREGAA
- a CDS encoding cation diffusion facilitator family transporter translates to MGAGHDHGPTMTEEGMPGDFRRRLWIAFAITAAIVAAQGVGSVITGSLALLTDTAHAITDASGLLVALIAATLMLRPPSSKRTWGFRRIEVLAALAQAALLLAVGTYAAIEGIRRLFEPPEVPAGELLVFGIIGLTANIVAIAVLASSRGANFNMRAAFLEVLNDALGSLGVIVAAIVIATTGFQQADALAGMLIAALIVPRAFMLMRETGSVLMEFTPKGLDLEDVRAHILKLGHVVDVHDVHASTVATGLPTLSAHIVVRDECFQNGHAMTVLADIRECVAEHFEVSVAHSTFQLETETVADHESTSVRHA